The Pusillibacter faecalis genome has a window encoding:
- a CDS encoding AAA family ATPase yields the protein MLKEISGLEICGANFKKPTYLNLFDPTDGKKIKTIKGTLLYGRNGSGKSTIARGFRQIAGEVLPTISRTTVFDKDHNPINLSKDERKDIFVFDEEYVDKNVKLQEDHLETIVMLGEQVDLSEKIKVAKEECNAAKTLLDAQARVCSEYNDRQNIKCPQYYLLKLRWALQGDDGWAGRDKEIRNGRQNTGVRDDTYKQFLNITPSKPRSELIVDFKRVRQDLEAARAGASVIEQPVPQIPEKFNLYDELEIEKLLSQKIERPEFSEREQFLLKLVQQKGIHILIERKELLERSETKSCPYCLQEMTPGYKVDLIQSIEKILNEAAEDHRKILREKIWGDMYIDLFPFEKLDGFSTCKELMMKIDEAIKSNNNLLQQKIDNPYEPISTGIASIHSLLSQLTTALANLENKRVAYNKKAKSTEPFLKELTRINSEIAHYDVIDLAGQYDKQCEESKTEQAHYESLKADYLLKEKAVQALEAQRSSVTVAIDVMNNYMKYIFFEEDRLRIEYDDGVYRLLSHGQKVKPREVSVGERNIIGLCYFFTSILKGKEERDTYNDEYLIIVDDPISSYDMENRIGILSFLKYELSAFLEGNTETRVLVMTHDLMTFYDAHKILEEIIEKCKQQWNMGQIKFNRFELRDEEIIPFQYKSRHEYSELIQTIYKYGLGQAGDQSIVIGNIMRQVLEAFATFEFKKGIDKVSTDDDILSLLGCQEFKVYFKNLMYRLVLHGGSHKEEYVKSMNNLNFFTLISEKEKERTAKDILCFIYCLNKPHLLAHLKDVDPDAKSKLNLWCQDIRKRSAAT from the coding sequence ATGTTGAAGGAAATATCCGGTCTTGAAATATGTGGTGCAAATTTCAAAAAACCGACATATCTCAACTTATTTGATCCTACAGATGGAAAGAAAATTAAGACAATCAAGGGTACATTATTGTATGGAAGAAACGGATCAGGTAAAAGTACGATTGCACGTGGTTTCCGTCAGATTGCAGGCGAAGTGTTACCAACTATCAGTCGGACAACAGTTTTCGATAAGGACCATAATCCTATAAATTTATCGAAGGACGAAAGAAAAGATATTTTCGTTTTTGATGAAGAATATGTTGATAAGAATGTAAAATTGCAGGAAGACCACTTGGAAACCATTGTTATGCTTGGAGAACAAGTGGACTTAAGTGAAAAGATAAAAGTGGCAAAAGAAGAATGCAATGCAGCAAAAACCTTATTGGATGCCCAAGCAAGAGTATGTAGTGAGTATAATGACCGGCAAAACATTAAGTGCCCGCAATATTACCTTCTAAAACTTCGTTGGGCACTCCAGGGAGATGATGGTTGGGCCGGCCGAGACAAAGAAATTCGGAATGGTCGGCAAAATACGGGAGTTAGGGATGATACCTACAAACAATTTCTCAATATTACACCGTCAAAACCGAGAAGTGAGTTAATTGTAGATTTTAAGAGGGTACGGCAAGATTTAGAGGCAGCCAGGGCGGGAGCGTCTGTTATAGAGCAGCCCGTCCCCCAAATTCCGGAAAAATTTAATTTATATGACGAATTGGAAATAGAAAAACTTTTGTCTCAAAAAATTGAACGGCCAGAATTTTCAGAAAGAGAACAATTTCTCCTTAAGTTAGTTCAACAAAAAGGCATTCATATTCTTATTGAAAGAAAAGAATTGTTGGAACGCTCAGAGACGAAATCATGCCCCTACTGTCTGCAGGAAATGACTCCAGGATATAAGGTTGATTTGATCCAAAGCATAGAAAAAATTTTGAATGAGGCGGCCGAGGATCATCGAAAGATATTGAGGGAGAAAATTTGGGGAGACATGTATATAGATCTCTTTCCTTTTGAAAAGTTGGATGGTTTCTCTACTTGCAAAGAATTGATGATGAAAATTGATGAGGCGATTAAATCAAATAATAATTTGCTACAACAAAAAATTGATAATCCATATGAGCCTATTAGCACAGGGATCGCATCCATACATTCTTTACTTTCTCAATTGACTACTGCGCTTGCGAATTTGGAGAACAAACGGGTAGCATATAATAAAAAAGCCAAGAGCACGGAACCTTTTCTAAAGGAATTAACTCGTATTAACAGTGAAATTGCTCACTATGATGTCATAGATTTAGCAGGTCAATATGATAAGCAATGTGAAGAATCCAAAACTGAGCAAGCACACTACGAAAGTTTGAAGGCAGACTACCTGTTGAAAGAAAAAGCAGTTCAGGCCCTCGAAGCGCAGAGAAGTTCAGTTACTGTTGCAATTGATGTAATGAACAATTACATGAAGTATATTTTCTTTGAAGAAGACAGACTCAGAATCGAATATGATGATGGCGTGTATAGATTACTGTCTCACGGGCAAAAAGTAAAGCCGCGAGAAGTCTCTGTTGGCGAAAGAAATATCATTGGACTCTGCTATTTCTTCACAAGTATTTTAAAGGGAAAGGAAGAAAGGGATACTTATAACGATGAGTACTTAATTATTGTTGATGATCCTATTTCCAGCTATGATATGGAAAATAGGATCGGAATTCTTTCCTTTTTAAAATATGAGTTGAGTGCTTTCCTTGAGGGAAACACTGAAACAAGAGTTCTGGTCATGACACATGATCTTATGACCTTTTATGACGCTCATAAGATACTTGAGGAGATAATAGAGAAGTGCAAGCAACAGTGGAATATGGGACAAATTAAGTTTAATCGATTTGAGTTAAGAGATGAAGAAATTATACCCTTCCAATACAAGAGTCGCCATGAATACAGTGAACTTATACAAACTATTTATAAATATGGCTTAGGACAAGCTGGAGACCAATCTATTGTAATTGGAAACATAATGAGGCAGGTATTGGAAGCATTCGCAACCTTTGAGTTTAAAAAAGGAATCGATAAAGTTTCAACTGACGATGATATTCTTTCTCTTCTTGGCTGCCAAGAGTTTAAGGTATATTTTAAAAATCTCATGTACCGCTTAGTACTCCATGGCGGGAGCCACAAAGAAGAGTATGTGAAGTCAATGAATAATTTGAACTTTTTTACACTCATTTCCGAAAAGGAAAAAGAAAGAACAGCAAAAGATATCCTTTGTTTCATCTATTGCTTGAACAAACCACATCTACTTGCGCATCTGAAGGATGTAGACCCGGATGCGAAATCGAAGTTGAATTTGTGGTGTCAAGATATACGAAAGAGATCCGCTGCAA
- a CDS encoding recombinase family protein, producing MSGYVIEIPQEQENSSIWSRQLRVAAYCRVSASYEEQQQSLENQIEYFTQYIKRNPFWRFVAVYTDNASGLHTKNRPGYQKMLKDCRKGKIDLILVKSLSRFGRDAKETMTTIRRLKQMGIGVYVEMGGINTLTTPDSIIDLYAAFDQAESQNKSDNIKFGLRQRMKSGKAMLYHSQFLGYTKGPDGVLRVVPEEAEIVRKIFDLYVQGNGVRKIKRYLEEHGVKTVTGKREWSTSTIDRMLSNEKYIGQVLMQKSYTPDFLTGKQVKNDGQLDMYLVEDAHEAIIDRETFNQVQEMKGHIKHTVQMEQML from the coding sequence ATGTCTGGATATGTGATTGAGATTCCACAGGAGCAAGAGAACAGTTCTATTTGGAGTCGGCAATTAAGAGTCGCCGCTTATTGCCGGGTCAGCGCTTCTTACGAGGAACAACAGCAAAGTCTGGAAAACCAGATCGAGTACTTTACACAATACATCAAGAGAAATCCCTTTTGGAGGTTTGTCGCTGTGTATACGGACAATGCCTCCGGGCTCCACACGAAGAATCGGCCCGGATACCAAAAGATGCTGAAAGACTGCCGAAAAGGTAAAATCGATTTGATTCTTGTTAAATCGCTGAGCCGCTTTGGAAGAGATGCAAAAGAAACCATGACTACAATCAGGAGGTTAAAGCAAATGGGTATTGGAGTGTACGTTGAGATGGGTGGGATCAATACATTGACAACTCCAGATAGTATTATTGATCTGTATGCCGCATTTGATCAGGCAGAGAGCCAGAACAAAAGCGACAATATCAAGTTCGGTTTGCGTCAGCGGATGAAAAGCGGAAAGGCTATGTTGTACCATTCGCAATTCCTTGGTTACACGAAAGGACCTGACGGTGTATTGCGGGTGGTCCCGGAGGAGGCGGAGATCGTACGGAAGATATTTGATCTCTATGTGCAGGGGAACGGTGTACGGAAGATCAAACGCTACCTGGAAGAACACGGGGTCAAAACAGTGACAGGGAAGAGGGAGTGGAGCACCTCTACCATCGATCGAATGTTGAGTAACGAGAAGTACATCGGGCAGGTGCTGATGCAGAAAAGCTATACGCCGGATTTCCTGACCGGAAAGCAAGTCAAAAACGATGGGCAGTTGGATATGTACCTGGTAGAGGATGCTCATGAAGCAATCATTGACCGGGAGACTTTTAATCAAGTGCAGGAGATGAAAGGGCATATCAAACACACAGTACAAATGGAGCAGATGTTGTGA
- a CDS encoding DUF6236 family protein gives MAQTILYYPTINIQDGTWLRNAILYWDEVSSIVPYENYPDFSPELLYLQELGVYKAVYPRELFFSEFAEDFCNSILKRISAYELRTTNNGTQNSRVRMHKNKIYAPALHELIHYRKLPPQLLDYFGDGKYIHDYNTDGWMEIDSKIVQIYMRTLAEYSIKCSGKDIVLGTDTSTHSREIYNNSRNRADLQAQCCKINIENCLPQPSMDVSFEDILEFKNRRKDELNAFRAKIRELETNIYHADSPELIRHYEAQFIEGWQQCSDDFYKVLKESRITFFLSSFVSLVAIPFVGQLLSPHIGQELTFAIQAGAPLLNIGIGYFDYRNKISPAKADGGFSYIIKANRDGIIHI, from the coding sequence ATGGCTCAAACAATTTTGTATTACCCAACAATCAACATTCAAGATGGCACTTGGTTAAGAAATGCAATTCTGTATTGGGATGAGGTTTCATCCATCGTCCCCTATGAGAACTATCCGGATTTTTCACCGGAATTATTGTATTTGCAAGAATTGGGAGTATATAAAGCTGTTTATCCTCGAGAACTTTTCTTCTCTGAGTTTGCAGAAGATTTTTGCAATTCTATTTTAAAAAGAATTTCTGCTTATGAGTTAAGAACTACCAATAATGGAACTCAAAATAGCCGGGTGAGGATGCACAAAAACAAAATATATGCACCGGCTTTACACGAGTTGATTCACTATAGAAAGTTACCGCCACAGTTATTGGATTATTTCGGAGATGGAAAATATATACACGATTACAACACGGATGGTTGGATGGAGATAGACAGCAAAATAGTGCAAATATACATGAGAACACTTGCAGAGTATTCGATAAAGTGCTCTGGCAAAGACATCGTATTAGGTACAGATACATCCACCCATAGCCGAGAAATCTATAACAATTCTCGCAACCGTGCAGATCTACAAGCGCAGTGCTGCAAAATTAATATAGAAAATTGTTTGCCTCAACCTTCTATGGATGTAAGTTTTGAAGACATCCTTGAGTTCAAAAACAGAAGAAAAGATGAACTTAATGCATTTAGAGCGAAAATCAGAGAGTTGGAAACAAATATATATCATGCCGACAGTCCAGAGTTAATACGGCACTATGAAGCTCAATTTATAGAGGGATGGCAACAATGTTCTGATGACTTTTATAAGGTTCTGAAAGAGTCAAGAATTACATTTTTCCTAAGTAGTTTTGTTAGTTTGGTTGCAATACCTTTTGTTGGTCAACTGCTGTCGCCGCATATTGGTCAAGAGCTTACATTTGCAATCCAAGCAGGTGCACCATTACTTAACATTGGAATTGGTTACTTTGATTATAGAAACAAGATTAGCCCAGCAAAAGCAGACGGTGGTTTTAGCTACATTATTAAGGCAAACAGAGACGGAATAATTCATATCTAA